One window of the Microvirga mediterraneensis genome contains the following:
- a CDS encoding nucleotidyltransferase family protein, producing MSNVAAVILAAGRGTRFGPDPKLLARVDGRPLLHRVVSAAVESVAEPVIVVTGHHAEEIEGALEELPIQVVRNDAFMDGLSTSLKAGFAALPPDSRAAIVLLGDMPLIEAGLIDTLVRGWREMGEPMALVPTVDGRRGNPVVLSRDLAGEIERLSGDSGAGPILRGRSDVAEYPVDDPAILQDVDTPADLGHVGREPRQS from the coding sequence ATGAGCAATGTCGCGGCTGTCATCCTCGCCGCCGGGCGGGGCACACGCTTCGGGCCGGACCCGAAACTCCTGGCCCGGGTGGACGGCAGGCCCCTGCTCCACCGTGTGGTCAGCGCCGCCGTCGAGTCGGTGGCAGAACCCGTGATCGTGGTCACAGGCCATCATGCCGAAGAGATCGAAGGGGCGTTGGAAGAGCTCCCGATCCAGGTCGTCCGGAACGATGCCTTCATGGACGGGCTCTCCACATCCCTGAAGGCCGGGTTCGCTGCCCTGCCTCCCGACTCCCGGGCCGCCATCGTCCTTCTGGGAGACATGCCCCTCATCGAAGCCGGCCTGATCGACACCCTCGTGCGCGGCTGGCGGGAGATGGGCGAACCGATGGCGTTGGTTCCGACCGTCGACGGCCGGCGCGGCAACCCGGTCGTGCTCTCGCGCGACCTCGCAGGCGAGATCGAACGGCTTTCGGGTGATAGCGGTGCTGGGCCGATCCTGCGCGGACGATCCGATGTGGCGGAGTATCCAGTCGACGATCCCGCCATTCTTCAGGACGTCGATACGCCGGCGGATCTCGGCCATGTCGGCCGTGAACCGCGGCAGAGCTAG
- a CDS encoding patatin-like phospholipase family protein has translation MTGRAEIRRNPVRGLVCPNAEKSVSLALQGGGAHGAFTWGVLDYLLEDGRLTVEAITGASAGSMNAVVLFEGWLEGGRDGAREQLRKFWKRVSLDGVLSPIQRSLFDRLLSYWSMNGSSNLWLDAWSRVASPYDLNPLDINPLRDALNSLINFERVRACKDAKLFIAATSVWSGKIRIFTGPELTVDHILASACLPMLFKAVEIDGEPYWDGGYTGNPALFPLFYETQSDDILLVQINPIERRSTPRSVQEIQNRLTEITFNANLLEQFRAVEFVTRLLDEGKLSTTDYKRVLMHRIHGGEKLDEFTAASRLSAQWSFFKELKDLGRNAARTWLAENYRFIGQKSTLDLRNAYT, from the coding sequence ATGACTGGTCGAGCCGAAATCCGTAGAAACCCTGTCCGCGGGCTCGTGTGTCCCAATGCCGAGAAATCCGTCTCCCTGGCGCTGCAGGGCGGTGGCGCGCATGGTGCCTTCACCTGGGGCGTTCTCGACTATCTCCTTGAGGACGGACGGCTGACCGTCGAGGCGATCACCGGCGCGAGCGCCGGATCGATGAACGCGGTCGTCCTCTTCGAAGGGTGGCTCGAGGGAGGGCGCGACGGGGCCCGGGAGCAGTTGCGCAAGTTCTGGAAGCGGGTGAGCCTCGACGGCGTGCTCTCGCCCATTCAGCGGTCGCTCTTCGATCGCCTGTTGAGCTATTGGAGCATGAACGGATCTTCGAACCTCTGGCTCGACGCCTGGTCCAGGGTGGCGAGCCCTTATGATCTCAATCCCCTCGACATCAACCCTTTGCGTGATGCCCTCAACAGCCTGATCAACTTCGAGCGGGTGCGCGCCTGCAAGGATGCGAAGCTCTTCATCGCGGCGACGAGTGTCTGGTCCGGGAAGATCAGGATCTTCACCGGCCCTGAGCTGACCGTGGATCATATTCTGGCCTCGGCCTGCCTGCCGATGCTCTTCAAGGCCGTTGAAATCGATGGCGAACCCTATTGGGATGGGGGCTACACTGGTAATCCGGCCCTCTTTCCGCTGTTCTACGAAACACAGTCGGACGATATCCTGTTGGTGCAGATCAACCCGATCGAGCGCCGGTCGACTCCGCGGAGCGTGCAGGAGATCCAGAACCGCCTGACCGAGATCACGTTCAATGCCAATCTGCTCGAGCAATTCAGAGCGGTCGAGTTCGTGACGCGGCTGCTCGACGAAGGAAAACTCTCGACAACGGATTATAAGCGGGTCCTCATGCATCGGATCCATGGCGGCGAAAAGCTCGATGAGTTCACGGCTGCGTCGCGCCTCAGCGCTCAGTGGAGTTTCTTCAAGGAACTGAAGGACCTCGGCAGGAACGCAGCACGCACGTGGCTTGCGGAGAATTACCGGTTCATCGGGCAGAAAAGCACTCTCGATCTGCGCAATGCCTATACCTGA
- a CDS encoding MFS transporter, with translation MDTTPTRTSLAAGSTDGLPNPERLLAFLAIAVALTMAVLDSAIVNVALPVMARELQVDPATTVWAVNAYQLAITVSLLPLASLGDSLGYRRIYWAGLLVFTVSSLGCALAGSFPMLIAARVFQGFGAAGIMSVNIALVRFIYPAKLLGRGVGNTALVVAISSAAGPTVAAAILSVASWSWLFLINVPLGIFALIVAARTLPDTPRSARRLDGWSVGLNALTFGLLITGIDALSTGSLTYPLFAIAGAVVAGFVFVRYQLSLAMPLLPLDLLRLPVFALSMMTSICSFSTQALATLALPFYFHDELGRSVAETGMLMTPWPLAIAVAAPIAGRLADRFSPGLLGGLGLATLSAGLALVAMLPDNPSTADIVWRLTICGLGFGLFQSPNNKAIITSAPPERSGGASGMQSSARLVGQSLGAALAAVLFGLVPGSPTSIILWLGAALSLIGCVTSSLRILRGGRPSGR, from the coding sequence ATGGACACGACCCCAACCCGGACTTCGCTTGCGGCAGGGAGCACGGATGGCCTGCCCAATCCCGAGCGGCTCCTCGCCTTCCTTGCCATTGCGGTCGCTCTCACCATGGCGGTTCTGGACAGCGCGATCGTCAACGTGGCTCTTCCGGTGATGGCCCGGGAGCTTCAGGTGGATCCGGCGACGACCGTCTGGGCGGTCAATGCCTATCAGCTGGCTATCACCGTGTCTCTGCTGCCTCTGGCTTCCCTCGGCGATTCATTGGGCTACCGCCGGATCTACTGGGCCGGGCTCCTGGTGTTCACCGTGTCCTCGCTGGGCTGTGCCCTTGCCGGGTCTTTTCCGATGCTGATCGCCGCGCGTGTCTTTCAGGGGTTCGGTGCTGCCGGGATCATGAGCGTCAACATCGCTCTCGTGCGTTTCATCTATCCGGCGAAGCTCCTGGGCCGGGGTGTGGGTAACACCGCCCTCGTGGTCGCCATCTCGTCGGCCGCCGGTCCCACGGTGGCGGCCGCCATCCTGTCGGTCGCGTCCTGGTCCTGGCTCTTCCTGATCAACGTGCCCCTCGGCATCTTCGCGCTCATCGTGGCGGCGCGGACTTTGCCCGATACGCCCCGTTCGGCCCGGCGGCTCGACGGTTGGAGCGTCGGTCTCAATGCGTTGACATTCGGGCTGCTGATCACCGGGATCGATGCCCTCAGCACCGGCAGTTTAACATATCCGCTCTTCGCTATTGCAGGCGCTGTCGTGGCGGGGTTCGTCTTCGTGCGCTACCAACTGTCTCTGGCTATGCCGCTGCTGCCCCTCGATCTCCTGCGGTTGCCGGTCTTTGCCCTGTCGATGATGACGTCAATCTGTTCATTCTCCACGCAGGCGCTCGCCACCCTGGCGCTTCCCTTCTATTTTCATGACGAACTTGGTCGGAGCGTCGCCGAGACCGGCATGCTCATGACCCCCTGGCCCTTGGCGATCGCCGTGGCGGCCCCCATCGCCGGGCGCCTCGCCGACCGCTTCTCGCCGGGCCTGCTCGGCGGGCTCGGGCTTGCCACGCTATCGGCCGGCCTGGCCCTCGTCGCCATGCTGCCGGACAATCCGTCGACTGCGGACATCGTCTGGCGGCTGACGATCTGCGGCCTCGGATTCGGTCTGTTCCAATCGCCCAACAACAAGGCCATCATCACCAGCGCGCCGCCGGAGCGCAGCGGCGGAGCGAGCGGCATGCAGTCCTCGGCCCGGCTGGTGGGTCAGTCCCTCGGAGCGGCCCTGGCGGCGGTCCTCTTCGGCCTGGTTCCCGGCAGCCCGACGTCGATCATCCTATGGCTGGGGGCGGCCCTGTCGCTGATCGGCTGCGTGACGAGCAGTCTGAGGATACTCAGGGGCGGGCGGCCTTCGGGCCGGTGA